Genomic window (Lynx canadensis isolate LIC74 chromosome A1, mLynCan4.pri.v2, whole genome shotgun sequence):
CTTGCAAAAACAGTGAACGTGGCTTTCAGGCATGGAATTAACCACCACCAGAGCCATAGAACCCGGAAAGATTTTAAATGAGCTCTAGAAGCTTGGGCAgagaaagctgaaaataaaaagggattCAGGGCTCCCAAATTTCCATAGAGAGGAAACAGACGGTGAAAGGCCCTCAGCAATAAACATGGCTTGTTTCgtgagaagaatgaatgaatgcatgaatgagtagaaaagaaagaatgtgtatcTCAGAGGACAAAGCCCAGAGAACAGAAACGAGAGTGAAAAAGAACATGGATGAGGGGACCACTCCCAGTGAGTCGAACTGAGTCTTAAATGGAGAACATTTTCTGTCCTCAGAGCAGTAGAAACAGCTGACTTCCAAGCTGGATTTTAGAATGTCTATGAACCAGTGTCTTTTTCACAGTTTTCTGGGTGAAGAGCTGTACCCAGAAAGCTCTACTAAGGGgcggctgggtagctcagtcagttaagcatccaattcttgatgtcagttcaggtcatgatctcatggttcgtggaatcaagccccacgttgggctctgcgctgacagcacagagcctgcttgggattctctctctcgctgtctctctgcccctcccctgctcgcacgtgcatgcacactctgtcaaaataaataaataaactaaaaaaaaaaaagaaagaaagctgtatTAAGCAACCTTGTCTACATTGGGGCCTGATGCAAAGCATGAGACGACAAGCTTCGAGAATCCCTCAGTTAAAATTCACAGTAGCACCATGTGGCGGGCATTTATTCGGCTCAATTTccagagaggaaactgaagcccagagaggcgaAATCGCTTACCTAAAGTAGGAGTTGGCAGACATTGTCCATAAAGAATCAGACACTAAGTACTTTAGACCTTGCGGGCCATAAAGCCTTCTGTTGCAACACCTCAACTATGCATCCCAGCGGGAAAGCAGGAGGGCAAGACACCCAGTAAATGACCGGGTGCAGCTGTGTTCCAAcgaaactttatttacaaaaacagagatGAGCAGTAGGCTACCATTTGCTACCCCCTGGCCTCAGGCTGCACATCTATCAAGAGACGGAGCCTGGATTTAAACGCAGGCGGAAGAGAATCTGGAGGCTGAGCCCTATACTAATGGTCTCTTGGAAACCCTAAGAAGCCAGAGTTTGGCGAAGAAAGAAAGTGCTGTAGACGGAATGGTcttgtccccccaaaattcacagATTAGCACCGTCAGTGGGTGATGGCTGTCCGAAGGATTACACAGCACAGCCTCCTCCGTTTGTCCCCGTGGGACACTCATCAGGCCGTCAGGGGATCATGTGCCTCGTGACTGACTCCCATTTGTACTCGGAGCTCCTGGAAGGTGTGGCCCGTCTGTGACCTCTGCACGGCCAGGACCTAGCTTGTGGGTTGCTGTAGTCAGCATTGGGGGTCATTCTGATTTCCCACTTAAAATTCCGGGGTCTAGAGTCAGAGGTGCTTCTGGAACAAGCCTCCCTCTTCCATCCCGCATTTTCTTAGTTAAGGATGTGGGCCCTGctttggctgtgtgtgtgtgtgtctgtgtgtgtgcgcacgcacacgcacCCACACGCATGTATCTGCGTGCACATGTGAGCATGTGCTCGCGCAAGCCTCCCACGGTGCGTTTACTTAACggaattttatttcttgtaaCTTCCTTCCCGGTTTGATAGCAAAATTCACCTCCGTCTTCCCGTCAAACTCCTTGTTCCACAGTCAACCCTGGGCATCACTAACCTACAGAATTCTCTTCTGAGTTTCTCGAATCTTCTGGTGCTTTACCCATTGCATCACTGGCCCTGTGTCTTCTGAGTTTCTCAACAGAGATGTGTGACTCTCTGGGCTCCAGATTGTGGAGGATTAGGAGAAACCCAAGTTTTATACACTTCCGTAGGGTTTACGTCCTGCAGTTGAAGGGTATGAAGGGCTCGGCCCCCAGAGACACGACTCCCCCGCTGTGTTTGTCACAAGGGAGCTCGAAGGCAGCCTTTCCCCTATGACGCCCTGCTGTCTCTATACCCGAATGTTCTCACACAGCCCGCGTTGCCAGAGTTAACCGCACTCATCTGCTTATTTTGTAACCCACAGCCGAGCCATCACGTTCTCTTCCTTTTTGGGGCTTCTGTTCCTTGTGTGAATGGTTCTTTCTCTGTTGTGAGCTTTGGTGACTGTGTCAGGGTTCCTTTAGGAGACAAGTTTCCCCTCACGGTCTGAAAAACACAACTCAAGAAGAGCCCTGTTAATGGGGGGCCCCCCTCCGGCCTAGCCGTCCACAACACCGCCCTTCATGCTCCGCTCTCGGGAAACGTGTTCCCGTCAGCTGTATTCAACACCACAAGCAGTTTTAAGACTAAATGTGTATCCGAGATAATAAAAAGctgtattaggggcgcctgggtggctcagtcggttaagcggccaactttggctcaggtcatgatctcgcaatccgtgagttcgagccccgcgtcgggctctgtgctgatggctcagagcctggagtctgtttcagattctgtgtctccctctctctgaccctcccccattcatgctctgtctctctctgtctcaaaaataaataaacgttaaaaaaaattaaaaaataaagctgtattaaaaaaagaaaagaatgtgggcCCGGAACCCCGCTGACTGGTTCCCATCTGCCTCCATCACTCAACGGCTCTGCCATTTGGGGAGTCGCACAACCTCTCTGtgctggtttcctcatctgtcaaatggtgAAATTAATAGTACCTTCCTCACTCATGGTAACTTCCTCATAGTTGttgagaataaatgaatgaaggcatGTCAGTTGCTTAGAATGGACCTGGCACATGGCACATATCTGATCAACGGTACGTGTTATCGCTGAGGACTTAGGCTTCTTCTGTCTCAGAATGCCTCTGTGTACCCTGGAAGTCAGCCGACGCCTCCAGACCTGTTCAGATCTAGAGAAAAATGCCTGGAAACCCTAGTGGCGTGGGTAGGCTCTTCCTAAGATTCtgggaatttgggggagggggtgggttcATTCTCTCGGTCACACCAACTCCCAGCTCCCGTTCTCACCTCTGTATCCCGCTCAGATTGTCCCCATTCCGCAGCCGGCCAACCCCAAGAGGAAAATCTAGCCCTTTGCCTAACTCTCACCAAGGAAAACTCACACACAGGCACTGGCTTTGCCGAGAAGCCTTCGGAACTATGGCACAGGCACACCACAGCATgcacaaatcaaaatcacacctATAGGCCTGATGCACCCTTAGTTATTTCTACAGTTCGGGTTCCAGCTTCCGGTAATGTTGGTCCACCTTTCTTACTCCTACCAAACCCctccttcttgccttctttccagcctcatttctgttcatttctaACCCCAGATCCTCCAATCACCTCTTTGCGGCCTTGGTACTGCTTACTCACACATGTCTTCCCATGGCAGGTGCCTCCCTAAGAGGAGCTTATGCTCCTACACAGAAATTCTGGGTGTTGGTCTGATTGTTCCTCGAAGGTCACGGGAGGACAGATGCAAGCTGCAGACACGTGGACTTGCCTGGCCGGGGATGATCTCTCGGAATGAAGGGTCAAGGTTGCAAAGAGCGATACTCTTTGATAACAGGCTCGGCTATTCTGACGGTGGGGTcggggtgggttggggggggtaGAATAGACAGTGCCAAGCTGCACCGCGAACagtagttttctctttcttagtcTTGCTTGGAACGTTCATTCTGGAAGCAACAACAAGATACCTATGGTTTGTCCTGGGTATGCAGAAGTCCATACATCTAATATTCCGTCAGTCAAGCTTACCGCTCCCATTATTTTAAGAAGgagaaccaggggcgcctgagtggctcagtcggttgagcgaacgacttcggctcaggtcacgatctcacggtccgtgagttcaagccccgcgtcgggctctgtgccgacagctcggagcctggagcctgcttcagattctgtgtctccctctctctgaccctcccccgttcatgctctgtctctctctgtctcaaaaataaataaacgttaaaaaaaaatttaaaaaaaaaaaaaggagaaccaGAGAAATGCTGAGAGCAGaaactatcccccccccccaaggattCACTAACAACAAAACTCAGCCCCCGGGGAGACCAATGTTCTACAATCTCTTCAGAAACTCACTGGCTTCCAGCTCAGTTTAAAATTGAGCAACCATCAAGGTAGAtaaatggatctttttttttttttttttttttttttttttttttttttttcggttctTGTGGGTTTTCTGTCGGGAGGGCCACCTGCCTGGCGTATCCATGCAACCCACAGCCGCCAGCACAGGCTCCGGAGTGTGTCTGACAGCTTTCTCACTTACTCCATGCAAAGAAGCAATTCTCATTTTAGACTCAACGGCTCCAAAGGTCCTTTTCACCTGGCCTCCAACTCTTTGACCTTTGTAagccactggggggggggggattccaaTACTTGGCCACTTAATGCTTCCATTGTTAATTCCAATGCTTAGCCACTGAATGCTTCCATTGTTctacattacttttaaaaaatcatcttgatTGCCTgactttttctgcattttagtCTAGGTTCTTTCTTAACCTGTTCAAGTGTGACATACTCTTTCTGGATTTGTTCAAATTATACATTCAATTAGCGAGGCAGCATATTAAATTGAGAACACTTCACTGAACACAGAGCACTCTTGGATTCTGCATCTTGGCAATTAATTGGTGTCTACTCCATTGACAGAGTTTTCTGAAAGAATAGACTTCCAAATGCGTCTCCTGACCGTTTTGAATCCATGAAAAATGTCTTCACCTCTTCGGTGCTGTCGCAGTTTTGCAAGTTTTACGGATTGGTTTTACAGAGCTTTGAAATGTAGATCAGCTCACGTCCTGAACGTGTGTGTTGGCATCTCCATTGGCAGTCAGGTTTCCATGAATATTTCGCATTTATATAGGATCCTGGGTGTCTGGTGAGTTTCTAGTTGGATTTCCTGGACACAGGATGTAGATGTACAGCTACATCTAGTCTCAGATCACATGCCACGTGTGTGGTCTGTAGGGGTTGTCTGAGGCTGAGTCTTGTCTCCGTGTGTCGTGGGGAGTGGGTTACCATTTTGTCAAGTATTGCGTGTGTGCTGTGCTGCCTTAAGCAttacctcctttatttttttttatttttttatttttgattttacttttttgtttttattatgtactaCTTTGATCCACTGCATAACCTTCTAGAAAGGGCAGATGAGCATAACCGAGTTAATCTTCATCGGTCAGGAAAAGGCTTCTTTAATCAATATTTTCCAAACCCTTTGACACATAGTAACGATTAACTCCAGACATGCGCCGGTCTCTTTGCATCAAACTCCACTGATACCGATAATAGGCAACCTTTTTTTCCTTGCTCCCATTACAGAACCTGTGGATGTGCGCAGTGGCTATGCCGGGGATGACCAAGCACACTGCCATGACGCCGCTCCCGGGAAGAATCTCGAACCATAT
Coding sequences:
- the LOC115520740 gene encoding NADH dehydrogenase [ubiquinone] 1 alpha subcomplex subunit 1-like → MARRRNHYHQFLYKGAGKEGLGSGSRSAIWFEILPGSGVMAVCLVIPGIATAHIHRFCNGSKEKKVAYYRYQWSLMQRDRRMSGVNRYYVSKGLENID